AACGTAAAATCCGTAACATTTGCGGAAAATGAAGGTTCCTTCCTCGTTGGCGTAATTGCCGGCAAAATGACAAAAACAAACAAAATCGGTTTTGTAGGCGGCGAGAAAAGCCCGCTGATCCAGCGTTTTGAAGCTGGTTTCAAAGCTGGTATCCAAGCTGTAAATCCTGACGCAACTCTGCAAGTGAACTACGCTGGTGCGTTTGACAAACCAGACGTTGGTAAATCTGCAGCAGCTACACTGTACAACGATGGCGTAGACATTATCTTCCACGCTGCTGGCGCTACAGGTACTGGCGTATTTAACGAAGCAAGCGCTCGTGTAAACGCAGGTCAACAAGTATGGGTTATCGGTGTCGACAAAGACCAATCGCTGGAATTCGGCGACAAAGTAACTCTGACTTCCATGATCAAACGCGTAGATACTGCGGTTGAGAAAGTTTCCCAAGAAGTAATCGACGGTACATTCAAAGGCGGTACGGAAACACTGGGTCTGAAAGATGACGGCGTAGGCGTTGCCGACACTTCCAGCAAAAACGTTCCTGCTGACGTACTGAAACTGGTTGATGAGTACAAAGCAAAAATCATCAGCGGCGAAGTGAAAGTACCAGATACCGTTCAATAATAGAATTGGCATCACATATGGATATAACAACAAGGCTGGTTAACCACTAGCCTTGTTGTTACGTCTATAGATAAAAAAGAGTTTTTTCAACATATATGGATATGATTGGATATGGATGGATGAAATGATGACAGTGGTTGCAGGATTTAACTGAGCAACAGCCGAACATATACAGATGTGAAGCCATACTATACGGATAATCAATTTGCTTATAAGGGTGATTTAATGAATACAGCAACCCCTGTTGTAGAGTTGAAACAAATTACAAAACGCTTCCCCGGCATCGTTGCCAACGATTCGATTAGTCTCAAACTGTTCAAAGGCGAGATTCACGCGCTGCTAGGCGAGAATGGTGCGGGCAAGTCCACACTGATGAATATCGTATTCGGTCTGTATCAGCCAGATGAAGGCGGTATTGAGGTGGATGGCAAGCCTGTCCTGATCGATAGTCCGAACAAGGCAATTGAATTGGGCATCGGAATGGTCCATCAGCATTTCAAGCTGGTACAGCCATTCACTGTTACCGAGAATATTATTCTGGGCTCGGAACCGAAAAAGGGCGCCAGAATCAATTATAAAAAAGCAACGGAAGAAATCCGCAAGCTATCTGAGCAATACGGTCTACGCGTCGATCCGAACGCCAAAATCCATGACATTTCCGTCGGGATGCAGCAGCGTGTCGAGATCCTGAAGACACTGTACCGTGGCGCTGATATTCTGATCTTTGATGAGCCGACTGCCGTACTGACACCGCAAGAGATTTCTGAACTGATGGACATTATGCAGCGTCTGATCAAAGAGGGTAAGTCGATCATTCTGATTACGCATAAACTCAAAGAGATTATGCAGATCGCTGACACGGTAACGATTATTCGTCGCGGTAAAGTGATTGATACGGTCAAAAAATCCGAAACATCGCCGCAGGAACTGGCTGAGAAAATGGTCGGTCGCAACGTTAGCTTCAAAGTCGACAAAGTACCAGCAACGCCGGGCGAAGTAGTTATGGAAATGCAGCATATCGTTTCCAAAAACAAAGATGGCATGTCTGTATTGAACGAACTGAATTTGCATGTCAAAGCTGGTGAGATTCTCGGCATTGCCGGAGTCGATGGTAACGGTCAAAGTGAGCTGATTGAAGCGTTAACTGGTCTTCGTCATGTGGATGGCGGCAAAATCATGTTACACGGCAAAGACATTACCAATCTGACGCCGCGTAAAATTACCGAATCGGGCGTTGCCCATATTCCAGAAGACCGTCACAAACACGGTCTCGTGCTGGACTTCTCAGTCAGCGAAAATATGGTACTCGAAACGTATTACAAACAGCCATACAACAAAAATGGCTTTATGCAATATGATGAAGTCGATAAAAAGTCACAGCGTCTGGTGGACGCTTTTGACGTGCGTACGCCAAGCATTCATACGATGGCGCGCTCACTGTCTGGTGGTAACCAGCAGAAGGCAATTATCGCACGTGAAATCGATAAAAACCCTGATCTGCTCGTAGCAGCACAGCCAACGCGCGGTCTGGATGTCGGTGCGATTGAGTTTGTCCAAAAGCAGCTGATTGCTCAGCGTGACCAAGGAAAAGCAGTATTGCTCATTTCGTTTGAGCTAGATGAAATTTTGAACGTTTCCGACCGGATTGCTGTTATTTATGAAGGTCAAATTGTAGGTGAAGTGCTGCCGGAACAAACCAATGATCAGGAATTGGGCTTAATGATGGCGGGAAGCACCGTAAAGAGAGGTGCAGTCCATGAATAATATTTTAAAATTCTTTACTCGGGATTCCTTTACCCTGCCATTCGTGGCGATCATTATGGGTCTGGTGCTCGGTGCACTGGTTATGCTGATCGGTGGCTACAATCCGATTGACGCGTATAGTGCGTTGCTAGAACGCGTATACGGCGATTCGTATGACTTTGGTGAGGCGATTCGTGAGATGACCCCACTGATCATGACGGGTCTGGCATTTGCCTTTGCTGCTCGTACAGGTCTGTTCAATATCGGTGGTGAAGGTCAGTTTCTGATCGGGATGACCGCAGCTTCTATCGTAGGTATCCATGTACACGGTCTGCCTGCCTTTATCCATGCTCCGCTGGCGATTATCGCTGGTGCAGTATTTGGCGGTCTGTGGGCAGCGCTGGCGGGTTTCCTGAAGGCGACTCGTGGCGTGAACGAAGTCATTTCCTGTATCATGCTCAACTGGATTGGTCTGTATCTGTCCAATCTAGTTATCAATACGTTTGCTCTGCAAGATGGTACGACTCAATCGGTAAATATTGAGCCGTCCGCATCGATTGCGATTGGCTGGTTGTCCGAAATGATGGGTAACGCCCGCGTACACTGGGGTACGCTGATCGCTCTGCTGGCAGCTGTATTCTTTTATATTTTCATGTGGAAAACAAAACAAGGCTTCGAGCTGCGTGCTGTTGGCTTTAACCAAGATGCTTCCAAGTATGCAGGGATGAACGTGAACCGCAACATCGTCAAAGCGATGTTCATCAGTGGCGCATTTGCTGGTCTGGGCGGCGCGTTTACTGTACTGGGTGTATTCGGTTATCAGTCTGTTATGGCAAGCTCGCCGGGAACCGGATTTGACGGGATCGCGGTAGCATTGATCGGTATGAACAATCCGTTTGGCGTTATTCTAGGTGCGATTCTGTTCGGAACGCTTACGTACGGTTCGGCGGGTATGAGCTTTAGCGCTGATGTTCCACCGGAAATTGTGCGTATCGTTATCGGTGCCATTATATTCTTTATTGCCGCACAGGGGATTGTGCGCTGGGTGCTTAAACCGTTTTATGCTAAGCGCAAGAAAGAGAAGGTGTCATAATGGATGTATTGACAGTAATCGGGCAGCTTATGAATACGACGCTGGTATTTGCTACAGCGCTCATATTCACTTCTCTCGGCGGTATTTTTTCAGAAAAATCCGGTGTGACTAACCTCGGTTTGGAAGGTCTGATGGTATTCGGTGCCTTTGCTGCTGGTGTATTCGGTCACTATGCACAAGATGCAGGCATGAACGGCTTTGCAGCGGCTTCCGTTGGGTTGTTTGCTGCGGTTGTACTCGGTATTATCGTATCGCTGATTCATGCGGTCGCTTCGATCACATTCAAAGCGGATCAGGTTATCAGCGGTATCGTAATCAACTTCTTGGCAGCAGGCAGCACGCTGTATATGGTAAAGCTGCTGTTTGACGGTGCGGGTGAAACGGAACTGATTTCTGGTTACAGCCGTATGCCTATTCCGGGTTTGAGTAAGATCCCACTGTTGGGTGATGCACTGTTCAATGCGTACCCAACGACGTATCTGGCGATTATTCTCGTCTTCGTTTCATTCTATGTATTGTACAAAACACCATTCGGTCTGCGTCTGCGTTCCGTTGGTGAGCATCCAAGTGCGGCAGATACTGTAGGTATCAAGGTCAATCGGATGCGTTACACTGGCGTTATGATCAGTGGTGCGTTGGCTGCCATCGGCGGTGCAACGATTACACTGACAACAACTGGTACATTTGCCCACAACACCATTTCGGGTCAAGGTTATATCGCGATTGCGGCGATGATCTTTGGTAAATGGAATCCAATCGGCGCATTTGGCGCGGCTGTATTCTTCGGTCTGGCTCAAGCGGTACGTAACTATGTACAGCTATTTGCATGGACGCAGAGCATCCCACCAGAAATTATCTACATGCTGCCATACCTGCTGACTATTATCGTACTGGTAGCTGCGGTAGGTCGCTCCAGCGCACCATCTGCGCTCGGACAGCCGTATGATCCAAGTAAGCGATAAAGACTGCTGCTTGGACGAGTAATGATTCGTTATTCCATCGCAAGCTGGAGTTATTATGGATAAGTAATTATACTTCCATGACGATGCGATAGAATCGTGAAATATGCAACAGGATAGGATCATTTCTCCTCGCAAATGTAGTAAATAATCAAAAAAAAGCCCAGTAGTTCTTTGATGAACTGCTGGGCTTTTTATGTACCATTCATTTGCCGATTGGATCGGAAGATATGAGATAAGAGGAAGAGGTGAGTAGCGATTTAGCAATTAATTTTGGGATTAAAAGGGTAAAATTTTATTTGTACACGGTAACAAAAATAAAAAAGATATGTGTGCTTTAGACAAAAATAAACTTTACACCAATGTGATTATTTGTCCTTTATGCACAAATGCTGAATAGCTTGATAAGCATGAATATACGAATAAGTATTATAAAAATACAGTTTAAGCAAGTAATATAGCGATATACGTACATAAATGGTGAATAAATGGATTTTAATCATTTAAAATCATTGTTCAAAAGTACAAAAAAAATTAGTGTTGACTCTGTCGCAAATGAATCATATAATTGTCCTAAATCAGCGGCTGACACAACATGGTCAAATGTTACAGCCTATTATGTAGAATATGAATGATCGGCTATGAAGAGGACTAAGTTTTAAGGGCTATTTTGTCCAGAGAGTGAAGCAAATTGCTGAAAGCTTCATCAAAACCCTTTTATACGAGCTCACCTCGGAGCTGTTTTCCTGAAAGGCATCATCCTGGCATGGTGATTATTAGGGAAAATCGTAGCGTCTACGTTACAGACGACAGGTAAGGCGGAGACGTCTTACTTGATGAGGCATACCTGCTGTGAGGCGGTGTGCGAACCTGGGTGGTACCACGGAAGCTAAACCTTTCGTCCCTCGAACAGAATGTTTTTCTGTTGGAGGCGGCGAAAGGTTTTTTTGATATTTCAGACCTTGACTGCGCCTTTGGTACAGAAACACCAAGCAAGCATTGTTACAGATGCGTCGGACTGTCATAAGTTTCTAATGTGAGATTGATGTGAATTTTTGGGAGGAGGAACACAAATGAGCGCGCAAATACCCAATGTGCAATCGACAGAACAATTACGTGAGAAATGGATGAAGCCGGAAGTCATTACCGGTTCCGAAATGCTGCTTCGCAGCCTGCTGTTGGAAGGTGTGGAATGCGTCTTCGGTTATCCGGGTGGTGCGGTACTATACATCTATGATGCGATGCACGGCTTTGATGATTTCAAACATTTGCTGACCCGCCATGAGCAGGGAGCGATTCACGCAGCTGACGGATATGCAAGAGCAAGCGGCAAAGTGGGCGTCTGTATCGCCACATCTGGACCGGGAGCAACGAATCTGGTAACCGGTATTGCCACTGCTTATATGGATTCGGTACCGCTGGTGGTTATTACAGGTAACGTAGCAACGACTCTGATCGGGACGGATGCTTTCCAAGAAGCGGACATCACGGGGATCACCATGCCGATTACGAAGCACAGTTATCTGGTGCGCGATGTGGAAGACCTGCCAAGAGTGATTCACGAAGCTTTCCACATTGCCAATACTGGTCGTAAAGGTCCAGTACTGATTGATATTCCGAAGGATGTATCGGCAGCCAAAGCACTGTTTAAACCGCATACGGAACCAGTCGTGATGAGAGGCTATAACCCACGTGTGATGCCGAATAAGCTGCAATTGGACAAGCTGCATCAGGCGATTGCCGAAGCGAAGCGTCCACTCATTTTGGCAGGCGGCGGGGTTGTCTACTCCGGCGGTCATGAAGAGCTGCTGAAGTTTGTTGAAACGACAGGCATTCCAATCACGACTACCTTGCTCGGTCTGGGCGGCTTCCCAAGCGGTAACGATCTGTGGATCGGTATGCCGGGTATGCACGGAACGTACGCAGCGAACAATGCAATTCAGCAATCAGATCTGCTGATCAGCATTGGCGCACGGTTTGATGACCGGGTAACCGGTAAGCTGGATGGCTTTGCACCACATGCGAAGATTGTACACATTGATATTGACCCTGCCGAAATCGGCAAAAACGTCAAAACCGATATTCCAATCGTTGGTGATGTGAAGACAGTACTGGAATTGCTGAATACCGATGCGGCTCATGCACATTATGCGGATGAATGGCGTGCCAAGATTGCTGACTGGAAAAAGGAAAAACCTTTCCGGTACGAGGATTCCGACACTGTACTGAAACCGCAGTGGGTAGTCGAAATGCTGAACGATACCACCAATGGTGAAGCGATTGTAACGACAGACGTTGGTCAACACCAGATGTGGGCGGCACAGTATTATCGTTTTAACCAACCGCGCTCATGGGTGACTTCCGGTGGCTTGGGTACTATGGGCTTCGGCTTCCCATCCGCAATCGGCGCACAGATGGCGAATCCAGATCGACTCGTTATCTCCATTAATGGTGATGGCGGTATGCAAATGTGTGCGCAGGAGCTGGCAATCTGCGCGATCAACAACATTCCGGTGAAGATTGTTATTTTGAACAATCAGGTGCTGGGTATGGTTCGTCAATGGCAAGAGCTGATTTACGAGAATCGTTATAGCCATATCGATCTGTCTGGTAGCCCAGACTTCGTAAAACTGGCCGAAGCATATGGCGTAAAAGGCTTGCGTGCTACGAACAAAGACGAAGCCAAAGCTGCATGGCAAGAAGCGATGGACACACCGGGTCCAGTCGTCGTTGAATTTATCGTAAACAAACACGAAAATGTATATCCGATGGTTCCACAGGGAGCCACCATTGATCAAATGTTAATGGGGGATCACGAATGATAGCGACAACGTACAAACACACCATCGCCGTATTAGTCAACGACCAACCAGGCGTGCTGCAAAGAGTCTCTGGACTCTTTGGCCGCCGTGGTTTCAATATTGAAAGTATTACGGTCGGTCAGTCCGAAGAGGCTGGTCTGTCCCGTATGGTTATCGTCACCTCTGGCAATGAAAATACGCTGGAGCAAGTGGAAAAGCAGCTGTATAAAATCATCGACGTGATTAAGGTTATCGACCTGAGTTCGCGCCCAATGGTGGCACGTGAGCTGGCACTGATCAAAGTAAAAGCAGAGCCATCCGAGCGTCCCGAAATTATGGGCGTTATCGAAACTTTCCGTGCCGCGGTTGTCGATATTGGCCCGAACAGCCTGATGGTTCAGGTTGTAGGGGATACTGACAAAATCGACGCCATGATTGAGCTGCTGAAGCCTTATGGCATTCGCGAGCTTTCCCGCACAGGCGCGACAGCGATGATTCGCGGTAATGTGTAACAATCCTATCTAGGTAGGATCATCATGGACATGTAACACGTCAAAAATGAGCAACGCCTGCTTTCCAAAAGAGCGGGTAGTTGAGGGGGAACAACGACGATCCATGCAAATCAAAGCTAGCAACAGGAAGTAAGGACGTACGATAGCAGGTAGGCTTGATGGCTAGAATGCACATACTGCTCTGTATGTAACTGTACTGTAGAGGGATGAATCCAATCCATCATGCCATTCCGATTCGATACATCCATATACTCCATCGCTTATATTGATTCCCTTGAACTACCCGCTCTTTTCAGGAGGGTTGGCAAACATCGGCATTGCCGGTAATTACGCTTCATATATTAAAGGAGGAAGAAAAAATGGCAGTAACGACTTACTATGAAAACGATGCAGAATTGAACGTATTGAAAGGTAAAACAATCGCAATTATCGGCTACGGTAGCCAAGGACACGCTCATGCGCAAAACCTGCGTGACAGCGGTCTGTCCGTTGTTATCGGTCTGCGTGAAGGTAAATCGTTCGACAAAGCGAAAAACGATGGTTTTGAAGTGCTGTCCGTTGCTGAAGCAA
The DNA window shown above is from Paenibacillus sp. JQZ6Y-1 and carries:
- a CDS encoding BMP family lipoprotein; the encoded protein is MKKVYSLSLIMVLALSVFLAACGNKSDSTNNASNGTSGSGGSSDVKIGMVTDVGGVNDKSFNQSAWEALQKVQTGGKASVKYLQSKSDQDYIPNLNQFVKDGYALTWGIGFNLADAINTVAKQNPDSKLAIIDSVVDQPNVKSVTFAENEGSFLVGVIAGKMTKTNKIGFVGGEKSPLIQRFEAGFKAGIQAVNPDATLQVNYAGAFDKPDVGKSAAATLYNDGVDIIFHAAGATGTGVFNEASARVNAGQQVWVIGVDKDQSLEFGDKVTLTSMIKRVDTAVEKVSQEVIDGTFKGGTETLGLKDDGVGVADTSSKNVPADVLKLVDEYKAKIISGEVKVPDTVQ
- a CDS encoding ABC transporter ATP-binding protein, with product MNTATPVVELKQITKRFPGIVANDSISLKLFKGEIHALLGENGAGKSTLMNIVFGLYQPDEGGIEVDGKPVLIDSPNKAIELGIGMVHQHFKLVQPFTVTENIILGSEPKKGARINYKKATEEIRKLSEQYGLRVDPNAKIHDISVGMQQRVEILKTLYRGADILIFDEPTAVLTPQEISELMDIMQRLIKEGKSIILITHKLKEIMQIADTVTIIRRGKVIDTVKKSETSPQELAEKMVGRNVSFKVDKVPATPGEVVMEMQHIVSKNKDGMSVLNELNLHVKAGEILGIAGVDGNGQSELIEALTGLRHVDGGKIMLHGKDITNLTPRKITESGVAHIPEDRHKHGLVLDFSVSENMVLETYYKQPYNKNGFMQYDEVDKKSQRLVDAFDVRTPSIHTMARSLSGGNQQKAIIAREIDKNPDLLVAAQPTRGLDVGAIEFVQKQLIAQRDQGKAVLLISFELDEILNVSDRIAVIYEGQIVGEVLPEQTNDQELGLMMAGSTVKRGAVHE
- a CDS encoding ABC transporter permease, yielding MNNILKFFTRDSFTLPFVAIIMGLVLGALVMLIGGYNPIDAYSALLERVYGDSYDFGEAIREMTPLIMTGLAFAFAARTGLFNIGGEGQFLIGMTAASIVGIHVHGLPAFIHAPLAIIAGAVFGGLWAALAGFLKATRGVNEVISCIMLNWIGLYLSNLVINTFALQDGTTQSVNIEPSASIAIGWLSEMMGNARVHWGTLIALLAAVFFYIFMWKTKQGFELRAVGFNQDASKYAGMNVNRNIVKAMFISGAFAGLGGAFTVLGVFGYQSVMASSPGTGFDGIAVALIGMNNPFGVILGAILFGTLTYGSAGMSFSADVPPEIVRIVIGAIIFFIAAQGIVRWVLKPFYAKRKKEKVS
- a CDS encoding ABC transporter permease, producing the protein MDVLTVIGQLMNTTLVFATALIFTSLGGIFSEKSGVTNLGLEGLMVFGAFAAGVFGHYAQDAGMNGFAAASVGLFAAVVLGIIVSLIHAVASITFKADQVISGIVINFLAAGSTLYMVKLLFDGAGETELISGYSRMPIPGLSKIPLLGDALFNAYPTTYLAIILVFVSFYVLYKTPFGLRLRSVGEHPSAADTVGIKVNRMRYTGVMISGALAAIGGATITLTTTGTFAHNTISGQGYIAIAAMIFGKWNPIGAFGAAVFFGLAQAVRNYVQLFAWTQSIPPEIIYMLPYLLTIIVLVAAVGRSSAPSALGQPYDPSKR
- the ilvB gene encoding biosynthetic-type acetolactate synthase large subunit, which gives rise to MSAQIPNVQSTEQLREKWMKPEVITGSEMLLRSLLLEGVECVFGYPGGAVLYIYDAMHGFDDFKHLLTRHEQGAIHAADGYARASGKVGVCIATSGPGATNLVTGIATAYMDSVPLVVITGNVATTLIGTDAFQEADITGITMPITKHSYLVRDVEDLPRVIHEAFHIANTGRKGPVLIDIPKDVSAAKALFKPHTEPVVMRGYNPRVMPNKLQLDKLHQAIAEAKRPLILAGGGVVYSGGHEELLKFVETTGIPITTTLLGLGGFPSGNDLWIGMPGMHGTYAANNAIQQSDLLISIGARFDDRVTGKLDGFAPHAKIVHIDIDPAEIGKNVKTDIPIVGDVKTVLELLNTDAAHAHYADEWRAKIADWKKEKPFRYEDSDTVLKPQWVVEMLNDTTNGEAIVTTDVGQHQMWAAQYYRFNQPRSWVTSGGLGTMGFGFPSAIGAQMANPDRLVISINGDGGMQMCAQELAICAINNIPVKIVILNNQVLGMVRQWQELIYENRYSHIDLSGSPDFVKLAEAYGVKGLRATNKDEAKAAWQEAMDTPGPVVVEFIVNKHENVYPMVPQGATIDQMLMGDHE
- the ilvN gene encoding acetolactate synthase small subunit — translated: MIATTYKHTIAVLVNDQPGVLQRVSGLFGRRGFNIESITVGQSEEAGLSRMVIVTSGNENTLEQVEKQLYKIIDVIKVIDLSSRPMVARELALIKVKAEPSERPEIMGVIETFRAAVVDIGPNSLMVQVVGDTDKIDAMIELLKPYGIRELSRTGATAMIRGNV